In one Streptomyces sp. NBC_01288 genomic region, the following are encoded:
- a CDS encoding ABC transporter permease — MTSPIDIEGGGTSVVVDGEPGPQAEPEAKKMEGRSPGQLMWIRFKRDRTGVISAYVVAFFFLVGLLAPLISKLYGKDPYTVYADERPELFDSAGVPLQPNGGISSQFWFGLEPGNGYDVFTKLLYGIRTSLMISVCVTLATVLTGILLGVAAGFLGGKSDYFISRVIDFLLAFPAQLFFIASMPVVVSLFVSPTDETPTYVRVVALIAVQWFLGWMSLARILRGTSLALREREFIEAARVSGASSWRIISREILPNVVTPILVQSTYMLPGFVTAEAGLSYLGVGIVEPTPDWGQMFSKASTELVMSNDITYMFFPGVSMIIFIVAFNLLGDSVRDAFDPKTAR, encoded by the coding sequence GTGACAAGTCCTATCGACATTGAGGGCGGCGGAACCTCGGTCGTCGTCGACGGCGAACCAGGGCCGCAGGCGGAACCCGAGGCCAAGAAGATGGAGGGCCGGTCGCCCGGCCAGCTGATGTGGATCCGCTTCAAGCGCGACCGCACCGGCGTGATCTCGGCCTACGTCGTGGCCTTCTTCTTCCTCGTCGGGCTCCTCGCACCACTGATCTCCAAGCTGTACGGCAAGGACCCGTACACCGTGTACGCGGACGAACGCCCCGAGCTCTTCGACAGCGCGGGCGTCCCGCTACAGCCCAACGGCGGGATCAGCAGCCAGTTCTGGTTCGGCCTCGAACCGGGCAACGGCTACGACGTGTTCACCAAGCTCCTCTATGGCATCCGCACCTCGCTGATGATCTCCGTCTGCGTGACGCTCGCGACCGTCCTCACCGGCATCCTGCTCGGCGTCGCGGCCGGCTTCCTCGGCGGCAAGTCCGACTACTTCATCAGCCGGGTCATCGACTTCCTGCTGGCCTTCCCCGCCCAGCTGTTCTTCATCGCCAGCATGCCGGTCGTCGTGTCGCTCTTCGTGAGCCCGACCGACGAGACGCCGACGTACGTCCGTGTCGTGGCGCTCATCGCGGTGCAGTGGTTCCTGGGCTGGATGAGCCTGGCCCGTATCCTGCGCGGCACCAGTCTGGCGCTGCGCGAACGGGAGTTCATCGAGGCGGCCCGGGTCAGCGGAGCCTCGTCCTGGCGGATCATCAGCCGGGAGATCCTGCCGAACGTGGTCACGCCGATCCTCGTGCAGTCCACGTACATGCTTCCCGGCTTCGTGACCGCCGAGGCCGGACTGTCCTACCTGGGTGTGGGCATCGTCGAACCGACGCCGGACTGGGGACAGATGTTCTCCAAGGCGTCCACCGAACTCGTGATGTCGAACGACATCACCTACATGTTCTTCCCGGGTGTCTCGATGATCATCTTCATCGTGGCCTTCAACCTGCTCGGGGACTCGGTCAGGGACGCCTTCGATCCCAAGACGGCACGCTGA
- the typA gene encoding translational GTPase TypA, which translates to MATRHDIRNVAIVAHVDHGKTTLVDAMLKQAGAFAAHAAESLDDRMMDSNDLEREKGITILAKNTAVKYHPKDGGDVITINIIDTPGHADFGGEVERGLSMVDAVVLLVDASEGPLPQTRFVLRKALQQRLPVILCINKTDRPDSRIDEVVNETYDLFLDLDADEEQIEFPIVYACARDGVASLTKPENGTVPQDSDSLEPFFTTILSHVPAPEFDEAAPLQAHVTNLDADNFLGRIALLRVEQGELRKGQTVTWIKRDGTMSNVRITELLMTEALTRKPAEMAGPGDICAVAGIPDIMIGETLADLENPIALPLITVDEPAISMTIGTNTSPLVGRGGTGKGASAKAAVKDRKVTARQVKDRLDRELIGNVSLRVLDTERPDAWEVQGRGELALAILVEQMRREGFELTIGKPQVVTQQVEGKTYEPVERMTIDVPEEHMGAVTQLMGVRKGRMDNMSNHGSGWVRLEFVVPSRGLIGFRTEFLTGTRGTGIAHSIHEGHEPWFGVLTTRNNGSLVADRAGAVTAFAMTNLQERGVLFTDPGTEVYEGMIVGENSRADDMDVNITKEKKLTNMRSAAADSFEAIVPPRKLSLEQSLEFCRDDECVEVTPESVRIRKVVLDQKERGRSASRAKHG; encoded by the coding sequence ATGGCCACGCGCCACGACATCCGCAACGTCGCCATCGTCGCCCACGTCGACCACGGGAAGACGACCCTCGTCGACGCCATGCTGAAGCAGGCCGGTGCCTTCGCCGCGCACGCCGCCGAGTCGCTCGACGACCGAATGATGGACTCGAACGATCTGGAGCGTGAGAAGGGCATCACGATCCTGGCCAAGAACACGGCCGTGAAGTACCACCCGAAGGATGGCGGCGACGTCATCACCATCAACATCATCGACACCCCGGGCCACGCCGACTTCGGTGGCGAGGTCGAGCGCGGTCTGTCGATGGTGGACGCGGTGGTACTGCTCGTCGACGCGTCCGAGGGCCCGCTGCCCCAGACCCGCTTCGTGCTGCGCAAGGCGCTCCAGCAGCGCCTGCCCGTCATCCTGTGCATCAACAAGACGGACCGCCCCGACTCCCGGATCGACGAGGTCGTCAACGAGACGTACGACCTGTTCCTGGACCTGGACGCGGACGAGGAGCAGATCGAGTTCCCGATCGTCTACGCGTGTGCGCGTGACGGTGTGGCCTCGCTGACCAAGCCGGAGAACGGCACGGTCCCGCAGGACAGCGACAGCCTGGAGCCCTTCTTCACCACGATCCTGTCGCACGTCCCGGCCCCCGAGTTCGACGAGGCCGCCCCCCTCCAGGCGCACGTCACCAACCTGGACGCGGACAACTTCCTCGGCCGTATCGCGCTGCTCCGCGTCGAGCAGGGCGAGCTGCGCAAGGGCCAGACCGTCACGTGGATCAAGCGCGACGGCACGATGTCCAACGTGCGCATCACCGAGCTGCTGATGACCGAGGCGCTCACCCGCAAGCCGGCCGAGATGGCGGGCCCCGGTGACATCTGCGCCGTGGCCGGTATCCCGGACATCATGATCGGCGAGACCCTCGCCGACCTGGAGAACCCGATCGCGCTGCCGCTCATCACGGTCGACGAGCCGGCGATCTCCATGACCATCGGTACGAACACCTCGCCGCTGGTCGGCCGCGGCGGCACCGGCAAGGGCGCCTCCGCGAAGGCGGCCGTCAAGGACCGCAAGGTGACCGCCCGTCAGGTCAAGGACCGCCTGGACCGCGAGCTGATCGGTAACGTCTCGCTGCGCGTGCTCGACACCGAGCGTCCCGACGCCTGGGAGGTGCAGGGCCGCGGTGAGCTGGCGCTGGCCATCCTGGTCGAGCAGATGCGCCGCGAGGGCTTCGAGCTGACCATCGGCAAGCCGCAGGTCGTCACCCAGCAGGTCGAGGGCAAGACGTACGAGCCGGTCGAGCGCATGACGATCGACGTGCCCGAGGAGCACATGGGCGCGGTCACGCAGCTCATGGGTGTCCGCAAGGGCCGGATGGACAACATGTCCAACCACGGCTCCGGTTGGGTCCGCCTGGAGTTCGTCGTGCCGTCCCGCGGTCTCATCGGCTTCCGTACCGAGTTCCTGACCGGGACGCGCGGTACGGGCATCGCCCACTCCATCCACGAGGGCCACGAGCCGTGGTTCGGCGTGCTGACGACCCGTAACAACGGTTCGCTGGTCGCCGACCGCGCGGGCGCCGTCACCGCGTTTGCGATGACGAACCTCCAGGAGCGCGGTGTGCTGTTCACCGACCCCGGCACCGAGGTGTACGAGGGCATGATCGTCGGCGAGAACTCGCGCGCCGACGACATGGACGTGAACATCACCAAGGAGAAGAAGCTCACCAACATGCGCTCGGCCGCCGCCGACTCGTTCGAGGCGATCGTCCCGCCGCGCAAGCTCTCCCTGGAGCAGTCCCTGGAGTTCTGCCGCGACGACGAGTGCGTGGAGGTGACCCCGGAGTCCGTTCGCATCCGCAAGGTCGTCCTCGACCAGAAGGAGCGCGGCCGCTCCGCGAGCCGCGCCAAGCACGGCTGA
- a CDS encoding ABC transporter family substrate-binding protein codes for MSHDGVRLRAVMRSVAFLTAGALAVPTLAACSSDNESGKPLAGQDIAPVGRDLVADGGTLNWAVDDVPETLNTFQSDADDATTRVAQAVLPAMFRLDAQGRPQRDADYLESAKVVDTEPKQVVLYKLDQQAVWSDGREIGAADFAAQWRALSGKDSAYWTARNAGYDRIEKIERGANNLEVKVTFSRPYADWKALFSPLYPKDVMGTPDAFNDGARRKLKVTAGAFGVQKIDRKDKEIVLARNPHWWGRPAKLSEIVLHAVPLDKRAAALADGTVDLAGIDPADASRIALAGRAKGTSTPLQGASPTGRDENKNESRQKKKLGKKERKALAKYLRQQDELRAFTVRRSFEPAYTQLALNGSEGPLADERVRRAVAHALDRTALAKVVLTPLGLPAVPVGSHLALSGQAAYADNSGALGGQDTTEAQALLADAGWVPGGPLKDKGEKAAGAESKKSKKSDDEADSEGGSDGQYIVGEDNKDPQDHTKKHGHGDEGSKHLADGKQYDGRKVKQGGAPGAYAPKGTAAPAGAKTGPLAKDGKPLTLRFVLPSGIGSESLSAVADSISRMLEKVGIRTEITKVSDDSYFKDHIASGQYDLALYSWPASAFPATDARPIFAKPVPAADGSLNVEQNYTRVGTDQVDQLFDQAASTLDEDESAALVRKADARIWAAAGSIPLYQRPQLTAARRTVVNAGSFGFQTPVYEDMGFLKKGAHPSASPTKD; via the coding sequence ATGTCCCACGACGGCGTCAGACTGCGCGCGGTCATGCGCTCGGTCGCCTTCCTCACCGCGGGCGCGCTCGCGGTGCCCACCCTCGCGGCGTGCAGTTCGGACAACGAGTCCGGCAAGCCGCTCGCCGGACAGGACATCGCGCCGGTCGGCCGTGACCTGGTCGCCGACGGCGGCACCCTGAACTGGGCCGTCGACGACGTTCCGGAGACCCTCAACACGTTCCAGTCGGACGCCGACGACGCCACCACCCGCGTCGCCCAGGCCGTCCTGCCCGCCATGTTCCGGCTCGACGCGCAGGGCCGCCCGCAGCGCGACGCCGACTACCTGGAGTCCGCGAAGGTCGTCGACACCGAGCCCAAGCAGGTCGTCCTCTACAAGCTGGACCAGCAGGCGGTGTGGAGCGACGGCCGCGAGATCGGCGCCGCCGACTTCGCCGCCCAGTGGCGCGCCCTGTCCGGCAAGGACTCCGCGTACTGGACCGCGCGCAACGCCGGTTACGACCGCATCGAGAAGATCGAGCGCGGCGCCAACAACCTTGAGGTCAAGGTCACCTTCAGCAGGCCGTACGCCGACTGGAAGGCGCTGTTCTCGCCGCTGTACCCCAAGGACGTCATGGGCACCCCGGACGCCTTCAACGACGGCGCGCGCCGCAAGCTGAAGGTCACCGCCGGGGCCTTCGGGGTGCAGAAGATCGACCGCAAGGACAAGGAGATCGTCCTCGCCCGCAACCCGCACTGGTGGGGCCGGCCCGCGAAGCTCTCCGAGATCGTGCTGCACGCCGTACCGCTCGACAAGCGGGCCGCCGCGCTCGCCGACGGCACGGTCGACCTGGCCGGGATCGACCCCGCCGACGCGAGCCGTATCGCGCTCGCGGGCCGCGCCAAGGGGACGAGCACCCCGCTCCAGGGCGCGAGCCCCACGGGCAGGGACGAGAACAAGAACGAGAGCCGGCAGAAGAAGAAGCTCGGCAAGAAGGAGCGCAAGGCGCTCGCCAAGTACCTGCGCCAGCAGGACGAGTTGCGCGCCTTCACCGTCCGCCGTTCCTTCGAGCCCGCCTACACGCAGCTCGCCCTCAACGGCTCCGAGGGCCCCCTCGCCGACGAGCGCGTCCGGCGTGCGGTGGCCCACGCGCTCGACCGTACGGCACTGGCGAAGGTCGTCCTCACCCCGCTCGGCCTGCCCGCCGTGCCGGTCGGCAGCCACCTCGCGCTCTCCGGTCAGGCCGCGTACGCCGACAACAGCGGCGCGCTCGGCGGCCAGGACACCACGGAGGCGCAGGCGCTGCTCGCCGACGCCGGCTGGGTGCCCGGCGGACCGCTCAAGGACAAGGGCGAGAAGGCCGCCGGAGCCGAGAGCAAGAAGAGCAAGAAGTCCGACGACGAGGCCGACTCCGAGGGTGGCTCCGACGGGCAGTACATCGTCGGCGAGGACAACAAGGACCCGCAGGACCACACCAAGAAGCACGGGCACGGGGATGAGGGCTCCAAGCACCTCGCCGACGGCAAGCAGTACGACGGCCGCAAGGTGAAGCAGGGCGGCGCACCCGGCGCGTACGCCCCCAAGGGCACGGCCGCCCCGGCGGGCGCCAAGACCGGGCCGCTCGCCAAGGACGGCAAGCCGCTCACCCTCCGCTTCGTGCTCCCGTCCGGCATCGGGTCGGAGTCGCTGAGCGCGGTCGCCGACAGCATCTCCCGGATGCTGGAGAAGGTCGGCATCCGCACGGAGATCACCAAGGTCTCCGACGACAGCTACTTCAAGGACCACATCGCGTCCGGCCAGTACGACCTCGCCCTCTACTCCTGGCCCGCGTCCGCCTTCCCCGCCACCGACGCCCGCCCGATCTTCGCCAAGCCGGTCCCGGCCGCGGACGGCTCCCTGAACGTCGAGCAGAACTACACCCGCGTCGGCACCGACCAGGTCGACCAGCTCTTCGACCAGGCCGCCTCGACCCTCGACGAGGACGAGTCCGCCGCCCTGGTCCGCAAGGCCGACGCCCGCATCTGGGCGGCGGCCGGCTCGATCCCCCTCTACCAGCGCCCCCAGCTCACGGCCGCCCGCAGGACCGTCGTCAACGCCGGCTCCTTCGGCTTCCAGACCCCGGTCTACGAGGACATGGGCTTCCTGAAGAAGGGCGCGCACCCCTCGGCGAGCCCGACCAAGGACTGA
- a CDS encoding fumarate reductase/succinate dehydrogenase flavoprotein subunit has product MSVVERQEWDVVVVGAGGAGLRAAIEARERGARTAVICKSLFGKAHTVMAEGGIAAAMGNVNSHDSWQVHFRDTLRGGKFLNQWRMSELHAKEAPDRVWELETWGALFDRTKDGRISQRNFGGHEYPRLAHVGDRTGLELIRTLQQKIVSLQQEDHKETGDYESRLKVYQECTVTRVLKDGSRVSGVFAYERETGRFMVLEAPSVVIATGGIGKSFKVTSNSWEYTGDGHALALLAGAPLLNMEFVQFHPTGMVWPPSVKGILVTESVRGDGGVLRNSEDKRFMFDYIPDVFKEKYAESEAEGDRWYEDPDNNRRPPELLPRDEVARAINSEVKAGRGSPHGGVFLDVSTRMPAEVIRRRLPSMYHQFKELADVDITAEAMEVGPTCHYVMGGVAVESDTAAARGVPGLFAAGEVAGGMHGSNRLGGNSLSDLLVFGRRAGWHAADHAADLADSRPLVDDTEVDLAAAEALRPFSAEGPEPGQENGRPPENPYTLHQELQQTMNDLVGIIRREGEMEQALEKLADLRVRARRAGVEGHRQFNPGWHLALDLRNMLLVSECVARAALERTESRGGHTREDHPGMNRDWRRINLICQLTHPNGGLAAADPVSGQISLTRETTDPIRADLLALFEKEELVKYLAEEELYE; this is encoded by the coding sequence ATGTCCGTGGTCGAGCGACAGGAGTGGGACGTCGTCGTGGTCGGGGCCGGTGGCGCCGGTCTGCGGGCCGCCATCGAGGCGCGCGAGCGCGGTGCCCGTACGGCGGTGATCTGCAAGTCGCTGTTCGGCAAGGCCCATACGGTGATGGCCGAGGGCGGCATCGCGGCGGCGATGGGCAACGTCAACTCCCACGACAGCTGGCAGGTCCACTTCCGCGACACCCTGCGCGGCGGCAAGTTCCTCAACCAGTGGCGCATGTCGGAGCTGCACGCGAAGGAAGCCCCGGACCGGGTCTGGGAGTTGGAGACCTGGGGCGCCCTCTTCGACCGTACGAAGGACGGCCGGATCTCCCAGCGCAACTTCGGCGGCCACGAGTACCCGCGCCTCGCGCACGTCGGCGACCGTACGGGACTTGAACTGATCCGCACGCTCCAGCAGAAGATCGTGTCGCTCCAGCAGGAGGACCACAAGGAGACCGGCGACTACGAGTCCCGTCTGAAGGTCTATCAGGAGTGCACGGTCACACGGGTGTTGAAAGACGGAAGCCGGGTTTCAGGCGTCTTCGCCTACGAGCGCGAGACGGGCCGCTTCATGGTTCTCGAAGCCCCCTCCGTGGTGATCGCGACCGGTGGGATCGGCAAGTCCTTCAAGGTGACGTCGAATTCGTGGGAGTACACGGGCGACGGCCACGCGCTGGCACTGCTCGCCGGGGCGCCTCTCCTCAACATGGAGTTCGTGCAGTTCCACCCGACGGGCATGGTCTGGCCGCCGTCGGTGAAGGGCATCCTGGTCACGGAGTCGGTGCGCGGTGACGGCGGGGTGCTGCGCAACTCCGAGGACAAGCGGTTCATGTTCGACTACATCCCCGACGTCTTCAAGGAGAAGTACGCCGAGTCGGAGGCCGAGGGCGACCGCTGGTACGAGGACCCCGACAACAACCGGCGTCCCCCCGAACTGCTCCCCCGCGACGAGGTCGCCCGCGCCATCAACTCCGAGGTGAAGGCGGGCCGCGGCTCACCGCACGGCGGGGTCTTCCTGGACGTGTCGACGCGGATGCCGGCGGAGGTGATCCGGCGCCGACTCCCGTCCATGTACCACCAGTTCAAGGAACTGGCCGACGTCGACATCACCGCCGAGGCGATGGAGGTCGGGCCGACCTGTCACTACGTGATGGGCGGCGTCGCGGTCGAGTCGGACACGGCGGCGGCGCGCGGGGTACCGGGGCTGTTCGCGGCCGGTGAGGTGGCCGGCGGCATGCACGGCTCCAACCGGCTCGGCGGCAACTCCCTGTCCGACCTGCTGGTGTTCGGCCGCCGGGCGGGCTGGCACGCGGCCGACCACGCGGCCGACCTGGCGGACAGCCGCCCGCTGGTGGACGACACGGAGGTCGACCTGGCGGCGGCGGAGGCGCTGCGCCCCTTCTCGGCGGAGGGCCCGGAACCGGGGCAGGAGAACGGCCGCCCGCCGGAGAACCCGTACACCCTCCACCAGGAACTCCAGCAGACCATGAACGACCTCGTCGGCATCATCCGCCGCGAGGGCGAGATGGAACAGGCGCTGGAGAAGCTGGCCGATCTTCGGGTACGGGCCCGCCGGGCGGGAGTCGAGGGCCACCGGCAGTTCAACCCCGGCTGGCATCTCGCTCTGGACCTGCGGAACATGCTGCTGGTCAGCGAGTGCGTGGCGCGGGCCGCGCTGGAGCGCACCGAGTCGCGCGGCGGACACACCCGTGAGGACCACCCCGGCATGAACCGCGACTGGCGCCGCATCAACCTGATCTGCCAACTGACGCACCCCAACGGCGGGTTGGCGGCCGCGGACCCGGTGTCCGGCCAGATCAGCCTGACCCGCGAGACGACCGACCCCATCCGCGCCGACCTGCTCGCCCTCTTCGAGAAGGAAGAGCTGGTCAAGTACCTCGCCGAAGAGGAGCTCTACGAGTGA
- a CDS encoding succinate dehydrogenase/fumarate reductase iron-sulfur subunit, translating to MSSYEARFKVWRGDVKGGDLEDFKVEVNDGEVILDIIHRIQATQASDLAVRWNCKAGKCGSCSAEVNGRPRLMCMTRMSVFTREETITVTPLRAFPVVRDLVTDVGFNYQKAREIPSFVPPEGVSAGEYRMMQEDVDRSQEFRKCIECFLCQDTCHVVRDHEENKTAFAGPRFLMRVAELDMHPLDAAAETGLDRKKTAQDEHGLGYCNITKCCTEVCPEGIHITDNALIPLKERAVDRKYDPLVWLGSKIGRRSS from the coding sequence GTGAGCAGCTACGAGGCCCGCTTCAAGGTGTGGCGGGGGGACGTCAAGGGCGGCGACCTGGAGGACTTCAAGGTCGAGGTCAACGACGGCGAGGTGATCCTCGACATCATCCACCGCATCCAGGCCACCCAGGCCTCCGACCTCGCCGTGCGCTGGAACTGCAAGGCGGGCAAGTGCGGTTCGTGCTCGGCGGAGGTCAACGGCCGCCCCCGGCTGATGTGCATGACCCGCATGTCGGTGTTCACCCGCGAGGAGACGATCACGGTCACCCCGCTCCGCGCCTTCCCCGTCGTACGGGATCTGGTGACGGACGTCGGCTTCAACTACCAGAAGGCCAGGGAGATTCCGTCGTTCGTGCCGCCGGAGGGGGTCTCGGCCGGCGAGTACCGGATGATGCAGGAGGACGTCGACCGCTCGCAGGAGTTCCGCAAGTGCATCGAGTGCTTCCTGTGCCAGGACACCTGCCATGTCGTCCGCGACCACGAGGAGAACAAGACGGCGTTCGCCGGTCCCCGATTCCTCATGCGGGTAGCGGAGTTGGACATGCACCCGCTGGACGCGGCGGCCGAGACCGGCCTCGACCGCAAGAAGACCGCCCAGGACGAACACGGCCTCGGCTACTGCAACATCACCAAGTGCTGCACCGAGGTCTGCCCCGAGGGCATCCACATCACGGACAACGCGCTGATCCCCTTGAAGGAACGGGCAGTTGACCGCAAGTACGACCCGCTGGTGTGGCTGGGGTCGAAGATCGGGAGGCGTTCTTCGTAG
- a CDS encoding phosphotransferase family protein, with protein MKATRKTLTPTDLAPFARALGHTLNDVTRLRGGSKKGVYHLVFQDGSTAVAYVWSPDEDLWDAGPGDPRDPFSHASGLTLFTAAANRLAAAGVRAPRLLHADPTHTHLPADVAIVEDLPGGTLEDLLDDDKAAVPKAEALERMAALLDTLHACTGPRFGKVAVVDNDGSSYGGSCEAVVAERALGDLDELPARDPRAAAAHPQLTDAIRTLATRVQPRTEPLTLIHGELGPDHVRVTPDGELALIDIEGLMYFDAEWEHVFLRLRFGPHYDPLRTEGLDEDRLRLYGLAMHLSLVAGPLRLLDVGDFHDPEFIRGIAEHNLQQALSLVERT; from the coding sequence GTGAAGGCCACCCGCAAGACCCTCACCCCCACCGACCTGGCCCCCTTCGCCCGGGCCCTCGGCCACACCCTGAACGACGTGACCCGCCTCCGTGGCGGTTCGAAGAAGGGCGTCTACCATCTCGTCTTCCAGGACGGTTCGACCGCCGTGGCCTACGTCTGGTCCCCGGACGAGGACCTCTGGGACGCCGGCCCCGGCGACCCCCGCGACCCCTTCTCCCACGCCTCCGGCCTCACCCTCTTCACCGCCGCCGCGAACCGCCTCGCCGCAGCCGGCGTCCGCGCCCCGCGCCTCCTCCACGCCGACCCCACCCACACCCACCTCCCGGCGGACGTGGCGATCGTCGAGGACCTCCCGGGCGGCACCCTGGAGGACCTGCTGGACGACGACAAGGCCGCCGTACCGAAGGCGGAGGCGCTGGAGCGGATGGCGGCCCTCCTCGACACCCTGCACGCCTGCACGGGCCCGCGCTTCGGGAAGGTCGCGGTCGTGGACAACGACGGTTCCTCCTACGGCGGTTCGTGCGAGGCGGTCGTAGCCGAACGAGCCCTGGGCGACCTCGACGAACTACCGGCACGCGACCCAAGAGCGGCAGCCGCCCACCCCCAACTGACCGACGCCATAAGGACGTTGGCCACCCGGGTCCAGCCCCGCACCGAGCCCCTCACCCTCATCCACGGCGAACTAGGCCCCGACCACGTCCGCGTGACCCCCGACGGCGAACTCGCCCTCATCGACATCGAAGGCCTGATGTACTTCGACGCCGAGTGGGAACACGTCTTCCTCCGCCTGCGCTTCGGCCCCCACTACGACCCGCTGCGCACCGAGGGCCTGGACGAGGACCGGCTACGCCTCTACGGCCTGGCGATGCACCTCTCCCTCGTCGCCGGCCCCCTCCGCCTCCTGGACGTCGGGGACTTCCACGACCCGGAGTTCATACGCGGCATCGCGGAACACAACCTCCAGCAGGCGCTGTCCCTCGTGGAGCGGACATGA